Proteins from one Streptomyces sp. NBC_00289 genomic window:
- a CDS encoding SDR family NAD(P)-dependent oxidoreductase: MDLHPGQVAVVTGAASGIGLAMARRFAAEGLKVVLADVERDALERAASDLRADGTEVHARVVDVGSRDQVVELADSAYETYGAVHVLCNNAGVGSGAEGRMWEHDPNDWAWAFAVNVWGVFHGVQAFLPRMLAAGEPGHVVNTSSADGGIAPLPTASVYAVTKAAVVTMTESLYAHLRAEHARVGASVLFPGPHMLRTGLWESHRNRPVRYAKRRPRRTPYRSLEQWETAMREAGQEVRFTPVEEVADLVVDGVRADRFWLLPKSERSDDQVRARARSMLDRTNPSYLERFILD, translated from the coding sequence ATGGACCTTCACCCCGGACAGGTCGCCGTCGTCACCGGCGCGGCGAGCGGCATCGGGCTGGCGATGGCCCGGCGGTTCGCGGCGGAGGGCCTGAAGGTGGTCCTCGCCGACGTGGAGCGGGACGCCCTGGAGCGGGCCGCCTCGGACCTGCGGGCGGACGGCACCGAGGTGCACGCGCGCGTGGTCGACGTCGGTTCACGCGACCAGGTCGTGGAACTCGCCGACTCGGCCTACGAGACCTACGGCGCCGTGCACGTCCTGTGCAACAACGCGGGGGTCGGCTCGGGCGCGGAGGGCCGCATGTGGGAGCACGACCCGAACGACTGGGCGTGGGCCTTCGCCGTCAACGTGTGGGGCGTCTTCCACGGCGTCCAGGCGTTCCTGCCGAGGATGCTGGCCGCGGGCGAGCCCGGCCACGTCGTCAACACGTCCTCCGCGGACGGCGGGATCGCCCCGCTGCCCACCGCCTCCGTGTACGCCGTCACCAAGGCGGCCGTGGTGACGATGACCGAGTCGCTGTACGCGCATCTGCGGGCGGAACACGCGCGCGTGGGGGCGTCGGTCCTGTTCCCAGGCCCGCACATGCTCCGCACGGGCCTGTGGGAGTCGCACCGCAACAGGCCCGTCCGGTACGCGAAGCGGCGGCCCCGCAGGACTCCGTACCGCAGCCTCGAGCAGTGGGAGACGGCGATGCGGGAGGCCGGCCAGGAGGTGCGCTTCACGCCCGTGGAGGAGGTCGCCGACCTCGTCGTGGACGGTGTCCGCGCCGACCGCTTCTGGCTGCTGCCCAAGAGCGAGCGCAGCGACGACCAGGTCCGGGCGCGGGCCCGGTCGATGCTCGACCGGACGAACCCGTCGTACCTCGAACGCTTCATCCTGGACTGA
- a CDS encoding acetoacetate decarboxylase family protein — protein MARVRYGARTEAEIVATRTASSRLPEIWSTGVVALWETDPDALAAVLPPPLKPTGRPLVRVNISQVDLPGQVLGAGSFAVAAAHDGVDGWYPLVMPMTLERALIGGREVFGEPKKLGEVTVERDGLVLRAALARHGIVFVEVRGAAAGELPLPAPNLKTDFYFKFLPAVDGSGFDADPVLVHCVRNERVRRLERVTGDVVLRESMYDPVADLPVRRLLGITIGEKTSDQRGRVAERVAAEALLPYIHQRYDDPAQILDAPPGGTV, from the coding sequence ATGGCACGCGTACGCTACGGCGCACGGACCGAGGCGGAGATCGTCGCCACGCGCACGGCGAGCTCCAGACTTCCCGAGATCTGGTCCACCGGCGTGGTGGCCCTCTGGGAGACCGACCCGGACGCCCTCGCGGCGGTTCTGCCACCGCCCCTCAAACCCACCGGGCGGCCACTGGTCCGGGTGAACATCAGCCAGGTCGATCTGCCCGGACAGGTCCTGGGCGCGGGCTCGTTCGCGGTCGCCGCCGCCCACGACGGCGTCGACGGCTGGTACCCGCTGGTCATGCCGATGACGCTGGAGCGGGCCCTCATCGGCGGCCGTGAGGTCTTCGGAGAGCCCAAGAAGCTCGGCGAGGTGACGGTCGAGCGGGACGGCCTCGTTCTCCGTGCCGCCCTCGCCCGGCACGGCATCGTCTTCGTCGAGGTGCGCGGCGCCGCCGCCGGCGAGCTCCCGTTGCCGGCGCCGAACCTCAAGACCGACTTCTACTTCAAGTTCCTGCCCGCGGTGGACGGTTCGGGTTTCGACGCCGATCCGGTGCTCGTGCACTGTGTGCGCAACGAGCGGGTGCGCAGGCTCGAGCGGGTCACCGGGGACGTCGTCCTGCGCGAGTCGATGTACGACCCGGTCGCCGACCTGCCGGTGCGCCGGCTGCTCGGGATCACGATTGGCGAGAAGACCAGCGACCAGCGCGGCCGGGTCGCCGAACGCGTCGCCGCCGAGGCACTGCTGCCCTACATCCACCAGCGCTACGACGATCCCGCCCAGATCCTCGACGCCCCGCCCGGGGGGACCGTCTGA
- a CDS encoding amidohydrolase family protein — translation MTGQDPYLIISSDCHAGLPTEEYRPYLDSRHHRDFDEFLAGRERRREEMTRLGIRNEAFADKWFKDNEEGLRGGWDAAQRVKELDGDGVAAEVVFPDADAVDSRTAAPFGVGLGLSGDHDPELGMAGARAHNRWLADFVSEHPERHCGVALLPITAEVPKVVAEIHRAKESGLGALMIPAMWVDKEPYHDRRYDPVWAAAAECGMPVLTHSGAAPRHEYGDHLGIYVSEVTWWPARPLWFLLWSGVFERHPGLKFGVAESGCWWLPNLLWFMDRLYLGAHGGKKLSPFAELRRPPHEYLDRQVFVCATNTKRRELAQRYEIGVDNMLWGSDFPHPEGTWPDTRAWLRRTFHDIPVPETRRMLGLAAAEVFGFDTERLAPLARRIGPTPADLGQPDDQAAVAASWARSREVGRHWLTDHDFPALGVTP, via the coding sequence GTGACCGGCCAGGACCCGTACCTGATCATCTCCTCCGACTGCCACGCCGGGCTGCCCACCGAGGAGTACCGGCCCTACCTGGACTCCCGCCACCACCGCGACTTCGACGAGTTCCTCGCCGGGCGTGAGCGGCGCCGCGAGGAGATGACGCGGCTCGGCATCCGCAACGAGGCGTTCGCGGACAAGTGGTTCAAGGACAACGAGGAGGGACTGCGCGGCGGCTGGGACGCGGCGCAGCGCGTCAAGGAGCTGGACGGCGACGGCGTAGCGGCCGAGGTGGTCTTCCCGGACGCCGACGCCGTGGACAGCCGGACCGCGGCGCCCTTCGGCGTCGGCCTCGGCCTCTCCGGCGACCACGACCCTGAGTTGGGCATGGCGGGCGCGCGGGCCCACAACCGCTGGCTGGCCGACTTCGTGTCCGAGCATCCCGAACGGCACTGCGGAGTCGCCCTGTTGCCCATCACCGCGGAGGTCCCGAAGGTCGTCGCGGAGATTCACCGCGCCAAGGAGTCCGGCCTCGGCGCCCTGATGATCCCCGCCATGTGGGTCGACAAGGAGCCGTACCACGACCGCCGTTACGACCCGGTGTGGGCCGCGGCCGCCGAGTGCGGGATGCCGGTGCTCACCCACTCGGGGGCGGCCCCGCGCCACGAGTACGGCGACCACCTGGGGATCTACGTCTCCGAAGTCACCTGGTGGCCCGCCCGGCCGCTGTGGTTCCTGCTCTGGTCCGGCGTCTTCGAACGCCATCCCGGCCTGAAATTCGGGGTCGCCGAGTCGGGTTGCTGGTGGCTGCCGAACCTGCTGTGGTTCATGGACCGCCTCTACCTCGGCGCGCACGGCGGCAAGAAGCTGTCGCCCTTCGCCGAGCTGCGGCGCCCGCCGCACGAGTACCTCGACCGGCAGGTCTTCGTCTGCGCGACCAACACCAAGCGCCGCGAACTGGCCCAGCGCTACGAGATCGGCGTCGACAACATGCTGTGGGGCAGCGACTTCCCGCACCCCGAGGGCACCTGGCCCGACACGCGTGCGTGGCTGCGGCGCACCTTCCACGACATCCCGGTGCCGGAGACCCGCCGCATGCTGGGCCTGGCGGCGGCCGAGGTGTTCGGCTTCGACACCGAGCGGCTGGCCCCGCTGGCCCGCCGCATCGGACCGACTCCCGCCGACCTCGGCCAGCCGGACGACCAGGCGGCCGTGGCGGCGTCCTGGGCACGCTCGCGCGAGGTGGGCCGGCACTGGCTGACGGACCACGACTTCCCGGCGCTGGGGGTGACGCCGTGA
- a CDS encoding DEDDh family exonuclease — protein MLEDLTTAAPLATVWPTAYPKGYAVVDVETTGLARDDRIISAAVYRLDAHGEVEDHWYTTVNPERDPGPVWIHGLTSEALEGAPLFPDIAEEFSLRLADRVLVAHNAVFDWQMIAREYARAEREAPVRQRLCTIALSKELGLPLPNHKLESLAAHFGVVQQRAHHALDDARVLAEAFRPSLRAAAAGGVRLPLHECRPLTEWADRPAAPRIGQQAGGYGSYRPSSWRPARKRPACPYPNPGRYEEGKSLKQGMRVAFSGDTSVERELLEDRATEAGLHVASSLSRLTSLLVTNDPDSHTSKVVKARQFGTPVVDEAAFGQLLRDVEPASGQ, from the coding sequence ATGCTCGAAGACCTCACGACCGCAGCGCCCTTGGCCACGGTGTGGCCGACCGCGTATCCGAAGGGATACGCGGTCGTTGACGTGGAGACCACCGGCCTCGCCCGGGACGACCGGATCATCTCCGCGGCCGTCTACCGGCTGGACGCGCACGGCGAGGTCGAGGACCACTGGTACACCACGGTCAACCCCGAGCGGGACCCGGGCCCGGTGTGGATCCACGGACTGACGAGTGAGGCACTCGAAGGCGCTCCCCTCTTCCCGGACATCGCCGAGGAGTTCTCGCTCCGGCTCGCGGACCGGGTGCTCGTCGCACACAACGCCGTCTTCGACTGGCAGATGATCGCCCGGGAGTACGCGCGCGCAGAGCGCGAGGCGCCGGTGCGGCAGAGGCTGTGCACCATCGCGCTCTCCAAGGAGCTGGGCCTGCCGCTGCCCAACCACAAGCTGGAATCACTGGCCGCGCACTTCGGTGTCGTGCAGCAGCGGGCGCACCACGCGCTGGACGACGCGCGCGTGCTGGCGGAGGCCTTCCGGCCGAGCCTGCGGGCCGCGGCCGCGGGTGGTGTCCGGTTGCCGCTGCACGAGTGCCGGCCGCTGACCGAGTGGGCGGACCGGCCGGCCGCGCCCCGGATCGGACAGCAGGCGGGCGGCTACGGCAGCTACCGCCCGAGCAGTTGGCGCCCCGCGCGCAAAAGGCCCGCGTGCCCCTATCCCAACCCGGGGCGGTACGAAGAGGGCAAGTCACTCAAACAGGGCATGCGGGTCGCGTTCTCCGGGGACACCTCGGTCGAGCGGGAGCTGCTGGAGGACCGTGCCACCGAGGCCGGGCTGCATGTCGCGTCGAGCCTGTCCCGGCTGACCAGCCTGCTCGTCACCAACGACCCGGACTCCCACACCTCGAAGGTGGTCAAGGCCCGGCAGTTCGGAACCCCGGTGGTGGACGAGGCCGCCTTCGGACAACTG